DNA sequence from the Parasphingorhabdus cellanae genome:
GGTTGAGGAAGCGGACCTTGTCATAGCCATAGTTGATGCCCATCACCGCGCCTTCGAGGCCCAGGGTCACGCCATAGGACATGGCCGGCATCAACGAGAGCGTCAGCAATCCGTGGGCGATGGTGCCGCCAAAGGGTGTGTTCTTGGCTTTTTCCTCGTCGACATGGATGAACTGGTGATCTTCGGTGCAATCGGCAAATTTGTTGATCCGGTCCTGACTGGCTTCAAACCATTCGGACACGCCGACTTCCTTGCCTTTCCAAGATTCCAGTTCTTCGGCTTTGATTATTGGCATGTTCTTTCTCCTCAATTTGGTTTTCTGACCTTTCCAGGCCGCTCTAGTCTCCCACCGCGCTTATGCTGAGCTTGTCGAAGCATAGTGGCAAACACCCTTCGACAGGCTCAGGGTGAGCGCGCGGGATGGCCCGGGAACAACCCCTCAGCCCTTCATGACTTCCTGCATCCGGCGGAAGAATTTGCCGCCCTGTCCGCCGCCACTGGCATATTCCTGCATCCCGGTTTCGTCGAGAATCTGATCGATATTTGCGGCAATGGCTTCGGCATTGCGATCGGCTTCCGGCAGCCAGATACCCTCTGTCTCAAGGATTTTTGCGGCTGCGAAACCGCCCGCTCCCGCCGTCAAAATCGTCTTCGATGGCGCGCCGTCGCTGCACAGATAGACCACGGCAGGCGTCACCGCTTCGGGAACCAGCAATTTCAAGGCTTCTTCCGGCATGATGTCTTCGGTCATGCGGGTGGCCGCGACCGGAGAGATACAGTTGGTGTGAATGCCTTTGCCCGCGCCTTCCTGATGCAGGCTGTTCATGATGCCAACCAGCGCCAGTTTCGCGGCGCCATAGTTGACCTGACCGAAATTGCCGTAGAGGCCCGTGGAGGACGTCGTCATCACGATCCGGCCATATTGGCGTTCGCGCATATGGTCCCACACCGCCTTGGTGCAATTGGCGCTACCGGTCAGGTGGACGTCCATGACAAACTGGAAATCTTCCATGCCCATTTTGTGGAAGCTCTTGTCGCGCAGCACGCCGGCATTGTTGACGAGAATATCGACATGGCCCCATTTCGCGATCGCATCAGCGACCATTTTTTCAACCGCTGGCATATCGGTGACGCTGCACCCGGCGGCCATCGCTTCGCCGCCTTCGGCTTCGATCTCTGCAACAACCTGCTCGGCCACGGTTGCGGAACCGCCAGTGCCATCACGCGCACCGCCGAAATCGTTGACGACCACCTTTACGCCGCGCCGCGCGAGTTCCATCGCATGCTGCTTGCCGAGCCCGGCACCGGCGCCGGTGACAATGGCTACGCGATCATTAAATTCTACTGTGCTCATGGGGTTTTCGCCTCTCGCTTTTCATAGGGATGAATATATTGCGCCGACGGATGCGCAATCAATCCAGATGAGTCAAGCCAAGGCGTGTGGATTCACTGGCCGATTCACCGCCCGATTATTTGGTGGCTTTCTTGCGACCCCTGCCTGCCGTAGCGGCAGGTTTGGTTATGCGCTTTTTTGGTTTTTTTGCCGCAGTCTTTCTCGGCCGCGGTTTTTTGCTCGCAGCCGTCTTTGCTTTTTTCGCCGCCGCCATAAGCGCCTTGAAGCTTTTCTCCGCCATCGCAACATAAGTGGCCGGATCAGGCAGCATTTCCCGATCTGCCGTAATCGTCAGCATCACATCACCGTGATAGCTGGTGACCGTGTGGAAAACGCCCATGCCATCGGTTGGCAATCCCATCCCGAAGGACCGTTTGAGCTCGGAACCGGCAAAATACATCGCAATCGGCGGGCCGGGCACATTGGTCACAACCGTGTTAATCTGCGGCAATGTGGTCTGCCCCAGCCCCATCCGCGAGGCCAGTTTGGTTGCGGCGGCGGTCAAACCGGCAGGCATGGCGCCGCTCAGTTCCATCAGGGCTTTGGCCCCAACCGCTTCGTTCATTTCCTTGGACCGGCTGGTCTCTTTGGCGACAAATTCCAGACGCTTGGCCGGGTCGGCAATATGGGTGCCCAATCCCACCTGCATCATCGATACCTGATTACCGCCCGCCGCATCGCCATTGCTGTCGCGCAGCGATACCGGCGCACCGGCTTTCAAGGTGACTTCCGGCAATTCTCCCTTGCTATCGAGATAAGAGCGCATCGTCCCGCCAACCACGGTCAGCATGACATCATTCACCGTTGTCCCCGGAAAAGCCGTCCGGATAGTCTTGATATCGCCCAGCGTAAACGCGGTCGCATCATAGACCCGGTGCGGTGACATCTTTTTGTTCAATCGGGTTTTGGGCACCGCAGTGGCCGCTCCCTCTTGCTGTTTATTCTCACGGGCAAAATCAAATATTTGCTTCGGTACCGGCAACAGTTTGCTCAGCGTTTTCAGTCCCCGTACCGGATTGGCGATATTATTGACCTGCGCCTTCGCCAAAAGGGTCAAGTCATTCGGCGGTGTTTCGGGTTTCCATTTGGTATCCCATTGGCGCGGCGTCATTTTCGCATCAGCATCATGAAGCGCCAATGTCATTTGCAATCCCGATTGCCCGTCCATCGCCGCGTGATGGAATTTGTGCAGGACGGCAAAGCTGCCCTTTGGCACGTCCTTCACATTGTCGAGCCCTTCAATCACCGTGAATTCCCAAAGCGGGCGGTTCATGTCCAAAGGCCGCGCATAAATTCGTGCCGCCTGAATACACAGCTGCCGCCAGTCGCCCGGTTGCGGCAAGGCGATATGACGGACATGATATTCGAGATCGAAATTCTCGTCCTCAATCCAATAGGGATGGTCAAGGTCCAGCGGCACGCGGAGCA
Encoded proteins:
- a CDS encoding MaoC family dehydratase, giving the protein MPIIKAEELESWKGKEVGVSEWFEASQDRINKFADCTEDHQFIHVDEEKAKNTPFGGTIAHGLLTLSLMPAMSYGVTLGLEGAVMGINYGYDKVRFLNPVRAGSKVRARHVLVDAVEKQPGRWLMTYDVTVEIDGVETPALIARSLAMIVVG
- a CDS encoding SDR family NAD(P)-dependent oxidoreductase; the encoded protein is MSTVEFNDRVAIVTGAGAGLGKQHAMELARRGVKVVVNDFGGARDGTGGSATVAEQVVAEIEAEGGEAMAAGCSVTDMPAVEKMVADAIAKWGHVDILVNNAGVLRDKSFHKMGMEDFQFVMDVHLTGSANCTKAVWDHMRERQYGRIVMTTSSTGLYGNFGQVNYGAAKLALVGIMNSLHQEGAGKGIHTNCISPVAATRMTEDIMPEEALKLLVPEAVTPAVVYLCSDGAPSKTILTAGAGGFAAAKILETEGIWLPEADRNAEAIAANIDQILDETGMQEYASGGGQGGKFFRRMQEVMKG
- a CDS encoding WS/DGAT/MGAT family O-acyltransferase, encoding MEQLGALDAMFAYTETRNTPMHIGQLLIYDPSTAPGGKVGFKDILHYIEGRLDGARIFRQKLLRVPLDLDHPYWIEDENFDLEYHVRHIALPQPGDWRQLCIQAARIYARPLDMNRPLWEFTVIEGLDNVKDVPKGSFAVLHKFHHAAMDGQSGLQMTLALHDADAKMTPRQWDTKWKPETPPNDLTLLAKAQVNNIANPVRGLKTLSKLLPVPKQIFDFARENKQQEGAATAVPKTRLNKKMSPHRVYDATAFTLGDIKTIRTAFPGTTVNDVMLTVVGGTMRSYLDSKGELPEVTLKAGAPVSLRDSNGDAAGGNQVSMMQVGLGTHIADPAKRLEFVAKETSRSKEMNEAVGAKALMELSGAMPAGLTAAATKLASRMGLGQTTLPQINTVVTNVPGPPIAMYFAGSELKRSFGMGLPTDGMGVFHTVTSYHGDVMLTITADREMLPDPATYVAMAEKSFKALMAAAKKAKTAASKKPRPRKTAAKKPKKRITKPAATAGRGRKKATK